Below is a window of Hydrogenimonas sp. SS33 DNA.
GTACGGCAGCCAGAAGAAGCACGGGAAGAAGGTTACGAATCGTCTTCTTCATCGTCGAAGTCGCGGTAGCTCCGATATCTCGGATCGTTTTTCAGCTCTTCGAGGGAGCGCATCTGTTTTTTGTAGGCTTTGTAGACATTGAGCACGGCGCCCGCCACCCCCCAGAAGACGCCGAGCCAGAAGAGCCACTCGTAGCCAAAGAGTTTGCGCATCCAGTACCCCAGGGCGACGCCGATCAGCACGGCGACAACCATGGAGATCCCAAGCGAAAGGTCATTCGCCCCTTCGATCACCTTTTTGATCTTCGGCTTCTCTTCCCTTCCTTCCGACTCCCGCATCCGCTCCGGTGCCATCTCAGAGGGCTCCGAAGACTTCGCGGGCGTTTCGTATCGTCTCGTCGATCATGATGTCGGTAGTCCGGGTGCAGATGAATCCGGTTTCGAACTGGCTGCAGGCGAAGTAGAAGCCCCGGTCGAGCATCGCGCCGTGAAATTTCGCGAACCGGTCGGTATCGCTTTTGAGAGCGTCGTCGAAGTTTTTGACGGGCTTGTCGTTGAAGAAGAAGCCGAACATGCTTCCCCTGACATCGACCTGGAGGGGAATGCCCACCTCATTCGCCGCCTTTTTGAGCCCCTCGACGAGGCGCTGCGCCCGCATCTCAAGAATCGTGTAGATGCCCACGTCGGCTTTGAGCTGACGGATCTGCG
It encodes the following:
- a CDS encoding AtpZ/AtpI family protein, which translates into the protein MAPERMRESEGREEKPKIKKVIEGANDLSLGISMVVAVLIGVALGYWMRKLFGYEWLFWLGVFWGVAGAVLNVYKAYKKQMRSLEELKNDPRYRSYRDFDDEEDDS